Proteins from a single region of Lelliottia sp. JS-SCA-14:
- the cmoB gene encoding tRNA 5-methoxyuridine(34)/uridine 5-oxyacetic acid(34) synthase CmoB, producing the protein MIDFSNFYQLIAKNHLSHWLETLPAQVAAWQRDSLHGQFKQWSNAVEFLPEMTPYKLDLLHSVTAESAEPLSEGQLLRLEKLMRNLMPWRKGPFSLYGLNINTEWRSDWKWDRVLPHLSDLTGRTILDVGCGSGYHLWRMIGAGAHLAVGIDPMQLFLCQFEAVRKLLGNDQRAHVLPLGIEQLPALNAFDTVFSMGVLYHRRSPLEHLWQLKDQLVSGGELVLETLVIEGDENAVLVPGDRYAQMRNVYFIPSALALKNWLAKCGFVDIRIVDVCVTSTEEQRRTEWLTTESLAEFLDPNDSSKTIEGYPAPMRAVLIATKP; encoded by the coding sequence ATGATCGACTTCAGCAATTTCTATCAGCTTATCGCCAAAAACCACCTCTCCCACTGGCTGGAGACCCTGCCTGCGCAGGTTGCTGCCTGGCAGCGCGACTCCCTGCACGGCCAGTTTAAGCAGTGGAGCAACGCGGTCGAGTTTTTGCCGGAAATGACGCCTTACAAACTGGACCTGCTGCACAGCGTGACGGCGGAAAGTGCCGAGCCACTGAGCGAAGGCCAGCTGCTGCGTCTTGAAAAGCTGATGCGCAACCTGATGCCGTGGCGCAAAGGGCCGTTCTCCCTGTACGGTCTGAACATCAATACCGAATGGCGTTCCGACTGGAAGTGGGATCGCGTTCTGCCGCATCTGTCGGATTTAACCGGTCGCACGATTCTGGACGTCGGCTGCGGGAGCGGGTATCACCTGTGGCGCATGATTGGTGCAGGCGCGCATCTGGCGGTCGGGATCGACCCGATGCAGCTGTTCCTGTGCCAGTTCGAAGCGGTGCGTAAACTGCTGGGTAACGATCAGCGCGCGCACGTTCTGCCGCTGGGCATTGAACAACTCCCTGCCCTGAACGCCTTTGATACGGTCTTCTCGATGGGCGTGCTGTACCATCGCCGCTCCCCGCTGGAGCATCTGTGGCAGCTGAAAGATCAGCTGGTCAGTGGCGGCGAACTGGTGCTGGAAACTTTGGTGATCGAAGGCGACGAAAATGCGGTGCTGGTCCCAGGCGATCGCTACGCGCAGATGCGTAACGTCTATTTCATCCCGTCCGCGCTGGCGCTGAAAAACTGGCTGGCGAAGTGTGGTTTTGTCGATATCCGCATTGTGGATGTGTGCGTGACCTCGACGGAAGAACAGCGTCGCACCGAGTGGCTGACCACCGAGTCGCTGGCCGAATTCCTCGACCCGAACGACAGCAGCAAAACCATCGAAGGCTATCCCGCGCCGATGCGTGCGGTGTTGATTGCGACGAAGCCGTGA
- the cutC gene encoding copper homeostasis protein CutC: MALLEICCYSMECAVTAQQNGADRVELCAAPKEGGLTPSYGVLKSVREAVTIPVHPIIRPRGGDFCYSAGEFDAMLEDVTCVRELGFPGLVIGLLDEEGNVDMPRMRQIMAAAKGMAVTFHRAFDMCKDPIQAFENLAELGVARILTSGQQSSAEKGLQLIMELKAHSGVPIIMAGAGVRASNLETFLNAGVEELHSSAGKWTPSPMRYRNTGLSMSTDAEADEYSRYGVDGESVAVMKSMIEQFHV, translated from the coding sequence GTGGCGCTACTGGAGATCTGTTGTTACAGCATGGAATGTGCTGTCACGGCGCAACAAAACGGGGCCGATCGCGTTGAACTGTGCGCCGCGCCGAAAGAGGGCGGTCTGACGCCGTCATACGGCGTGCTGAAATCTGTCCGCGAGGCGGTGACCATTCCCGTCCACCCGATTATTCGCCCGCGCGGCGGAGACTTTTGTTACTCGGCGGGTGAATTTGACGCCATGCTGGAAGATGTGACATGTGTTCGCGAACTGGGCTTCCCGGGTCTTGTGATCGGCCTGCTCGATGAAGAGGGTAACGTCGATATGCCGCGTATGCGCCAGATTATGGCGGCGGCAAAAGGGATGGCGGTGACTTTTCATCGTGCGTTTGATATGTGTAAAGATCCGATTCAAGCCTTTGAAAATCTGGCAGAACTGGGCGTGGCGCGCATCCTGACATCCGGCCAGCAGTCGAGCGCTGAAAAAGGACTGCAATTAATTATGGAACTAAAAGCGCATTCTGGTGTTCCAATAATAATGGCAGGTGCGGGAGTCCGCGCCAGCAATCTGGAAACGTTTTTAAACGCAGGGGTAGAAGAGCTTCACAGTTCGGCAGGCAAGTGGACGCCTTCGCCTATGCGCTATCGCAACACAGGATTGTCAATGTCGACAGATGCCGAAGCGGATGAGTACTCCCGCTACGGGGTAGATGGAGAGTCGGTTGCGGTAATGAAATCAATGATTGAGCAGTTTCACGTGTAG
- a CDS encoding VOC family protein, whose protein sequence is MTNWQSIDELHDISADLPRFTQAFTELATRLGLDIAPLDADHISLRCHQDATAERWRRGFEQCGELLSENVINGRPICLFKLHEPVCVAHWTFHVVELPWPGEKRYPIEGWEHIEIVLPGDPDTLNARALALLSDDGLSQPGIFVKTSSPKGERERLPNPTLAVTDGKVTVKFHPWTIEQIVASEA, encoded by the coding sequence ATGACGAACTGGCAATCCATTGACGAACTGCATGATATTTCCGCAGATTTACCGCGTTTCACCCAGGCGTTCACAGAACTTGCCACCCGGCTGGGGCTGGATATCGCTCCGCTCGACGCCGATCACATTTCCCTGCGCTGTCATCAGGACGCAACGGCGGAGCGCTGGCGTCGCGGGTTTGAACAGTGCGGCGAACTGCTGTCGGAAAATGTCATCAACGGTCGCCCGATTTGCCTGTTCAAACTCCATGAGCCCGTCTGCGTGGCGCACTGGACATTTCACGTGGTTGAATTGCCGTGGCCGGGCGAAAAGCGCTATCCGATCGAGGGTTGGGAGCATATCGAAATCGTACTGCCTGGCGACCCCGACACCCTGAATGCCCGCGCGCTGGCGCTGCTGTCGGACGACGGCCTTAGCCAACCCGGTATCTTTGTGAAAACCAGTTCGCCAAAAGGGGAGCGCGAGCGTCTGCCGAACCCGACGCTGGCGGTGACCGATGGAAAAGTGACGGTGAAATTTCACCCCTGGACCATCGAGCAAATCGTCGCCAGTGAAGCATAA
- the argS gene encoding arginine--tRNA ligase encodes MNIQALLSEKVSQALIAAGAPADCEPQVRQSAKVQFGDYQANGVMAVAKKLGMPPRQLAELVLTHLDLNGIASKVEIAGPGFINIFLDPAFLAGHIDAALKSDRLGVSQPQAQTVVIDYSAPNVAKEMHVGHLRSTIIGDAAVRTLEFLGHKVIRANHVGDWGTQFGMLIAYLEKQQQENAGEMALADLEGFYREAKKHYDEDEVFAERARSYVVKLQGGDAYFREMWRKLVDITMSQNQLTYDRLNVTLTRDDVMGESLYNPMLPGIVADLKAKKLAVESEGATVVFLDEYKNKEGEPMGVIIQKKDGGYLYTTTDIACAKYRYETLHADRVLYYIDSRQHQHLMQAWTIVRKAGYVPDSVPLEHHMFGMMLGKDGKPFKTRAGGTVKLSDLLDEALERARRLVAEKNPDMPADELEKLATAVGIGAVKYADLSKNRTTDYIFDWDNMLAFEGNTAPYMQYAYTRVLSVFRKADIDESALANATVVINEDREAQLAARLLQFEETLAVVAREGTPHVMCAYLYDLAGLFSGFYEHCPILSAESEEIRNSRLKLAQLTAKTLKLGLDTLGIETVERM; translated from the coding sequence GTGAATATTCAGGCTCTTCTCTCCGAAAAAGTCAGTCAGGCACTGATTGCCGCAGGTGCTCCTGCGGATTGCGAACCGCAGGTTCGTCAGTCAGCAAAAGTACAGTTTGGCGACTATCAGGCTAATGGCGTGATGGCAGTGGCTAAAAAACTGGGCATGCCGCCGCGACAACTCGCTGAGCTGGTGCTGACTCATCTGGATCTCAACGGCATTGCCAGTAAAGTTGAGATTGCAGGCCCGGGCTTTATCAACATTTTCCTCGACCCGGCCTTCCTCGCCGGTCACATCGACGCGGCACTGAAATCTGACCGTCTGGGCGTGTCCCAGCCGCAAGCGCAAACCGTCGTTATCGATTACTCTGCGCCAAACGTGGCGAAAGAGATGCACGTCGGTCACCTGCGCTCCACCATCATCGGTGATGCCGCGGTGCGCACCCTGGAATTCCTCGGCCATAAAGTGATTCGTGCCAACCACGTCGGCGACTGGGGTACACAGTTCGGCATGCTGATTGCGTATCTTGAAAAGCAGCAGCAGGAAAACGCGGGCGAAATGGCGCTGGCCGACCTCGAAGGTTTCTACCGTGAAGCCAAAAAACATTACGACGAAGATGAAGTCTTCGCCGAGCGCGCGCGCAGCTACGTCGTAAAACTGCAGGGTGGCGACGCCTACTTCCGCGAAATGTGGCGCAAGCTGGTCGACATCACCATGTCTCAGAACCAGTTAACCTATGACCGTCTGAACGTTACCCTGACCCGCGACGACGTGATGGGCGAGAGTCTCTACAACCCAATGCTGCCGGGCATCGTGGCCGATCTGAAAGCCAAAAAACTGGCGGTGGAGAGCGAAGGCGCAACGGTGGTGTTCCTTGATGAGTACAAAAACAAGGAAGGCGAACCGATGGGCGTGATCATCCAGAAAAAGGATGGCGGCTATCTCTACACCACCACCGATATCGCCTGCGCGAAATATCGCTACGAAACCCTGCATGCGGACCGCGTGCTGTACTACATCGACTCCCGTCAGCATCAGCACCTGATGCAGGCGTGGACCATCGTACGTAAAGCCGGTTACGTGCCTGATTCCGTGCCGCTGGAACACCACATGTTCGGCATGATGCTGGGTAAAGACGGTAAGCCGTTCAAAACCCGCGCCGGTGGCACCGTGAAACTTTCCGACCTGCTGGATGAAGCGCTGGAACGTGCGCGTCGTCTGGTCGCTGAGAAGAACCCGGATATGCCAGCCGACGAGCTGGAAAAACTGGCGACAGCGGTGGGTATCGGTGCGGTGAAATACGCGGATCTCTCCAAGAACCGTACCACCGACTACATCTTCGACTGGGACAACATGTTGGCCTTCGAAGGCAATACCGCGCCGTACATGCAATATGCCTACACCCGCGTGCTGTCCGTGTTCCGTAAAGCCGACATCGACGAAAGCGCGCTGGCGAATGCGACCGTAGTGATCAACGAAGATCGCGAAGCGCAGCTGGCCGCCCGTCTGCTGCAGTTCGAAGAGACGCTGGCGGTGGTCGCGCGCGAAGGCACGCCGCACGTGATGTGTGCGTACCTGTACGATCTGGCCGGTCTGTTCTCTGGTTTCTACGAGCATTGCCCGATTCTCTCCGCCGAAAGCGAAGAAATTCGCAACAGCCGCCTGAAACTGGCACAGCTGACCGCGAAGACGCTGAAGCTGGGGCTGGATACCCTCGGGATCGAAACCGTAGAACGTATGTAA
- a CDS encoding aminotransferase class V-fold PLP-dependent enzyme encodes MNTWPLQSLTMEQAQQKQFQLVDIICRHFPGSDFLSGGDLGLVPGLNQPQMTQRIEAVIADFFNAPKAALVQGAGTGAIRSGLAALLKAGETLLIHDAPVYPTTAVIVEQMGLRLIRADFNQLDEVAKAIEAHRPQAALIQHTRQKMDDAYSLEDVIACLNHYGIPSLTDDNYAVMKVEKIGCECGSGLSTFSSFKLFGPAGVGVVVGDENAVSRVRQSMYSGGSQVQGVQAMEVLRGLVFAPVMHAVQALVNDRVVAALQSGAIPQVKQAMIANAQSKVLLVEFHQPIAEKVLARAHQLGALPYPVGAESKYEIPPLFYRLSGTFRQSDPTLSQRMIRINPNRSGAETVLRILRESCRDL; translated from the coding sequence ATGAATACCTGGCCTTTGCAGAGCCTGACCATGGAACAGGCGCAGCAAAAACAGTTTCAGCTGGTGGATATTATCTGCCGTCATTTTCCGGGAAGCGATTTCCTCAGCGGCGGAGATTTGGGTCTGGTTCCGGGGCTTAACCAGCCGCAGATGACCCAGCGGATCGAAGCCGTCATCGCTGATTTTTTTAATGCGCCTAAAGCGGCGCTGGTGCAGGGGGCGGGGACGGGCGCGATTCGAAGCGGCCTCGCGGCTTTGCTCAAAGCGGGGGAGACGCTGTTGATCCACGATGCGCCGGTTTACCCGACCACGGCGGTGATTGTTGAACAGATGGGCCTTCGCCTGATTCGTGCCGATTTCAATCAGCTTGATGAGGTGGCGAAAGCGATTGAGGCACACCGCCCGCAGGCGGCGCTGATCCAGCATACGCGCCAGAAAATGGACGATGCCTACTCCCTGGAGGACGTCATCGCCTGCCTGAATCATTACGGCATTCCCTCGCTGACGGACGATAACTACGCGGTGATGAAGGTTGAGAAGATCGGCTGCGAGTGCGGCTCTGGCCTGTCCACCTTCTCGAGCTTCAAGCTCTTTGGCCCGGCGGGAGTGGGGGTGGTTGTGGGTGACGAAAATGCCGTGAGCCGCGTGCGCCAAAGCATGTACTCCGGTGGCAGCCAGGTTCAGGGCGTTCAGGCGATGGAGGTCCTGCGCGGGTTAGTTTTCGCGCCCGTGATGCACGCGGTGCAAGCGCTGGTAAATGATCGTGTGGTGGCGGCACTGCAAAGCGGGGCGATCCCGCAGGTGAAGCAGGCGATGATAGCGAACGCGCAGTCCAAAGTGCTGCTGGTGGAGTTTCATCAGCCGATTGCGGAGAAAGTGCTGGCCCGTGCCCATCAGCTGGGGGCGCTGCCTTACCCGGTTGGAGCTGAATCGAAATATGAAATTCCGCCGCTGTTTTACCGGCTTTCCGGGACGTTTCGCCAGTCCGACCCCACGCTTTCCCAGCGCATGATCCGCATCAACCCGAATCGCAGTGGGGCTGAGACGGTACTGCGCATTTTGCGGGAAAGTTGCAGAGACCTGTAG
- a CDS encoding YhfT family protein, which yields MDFYIQILVVACLTGMTALLAHKSAAVFHDGIRPILPQLIEGNMNRREAGSIAFGLSIGFVASVGISFTLKTGLLNTWLLFLPTDIIGVLAFNGALAFGLGAVWGVLILTCLLPVNHLLTALPVDVLGSLGELSSPVVSAFALFPLVAIFYQFGWKNSLFAAFVVLMTRVIIVRYFPHLNPESIEIFVGMVMLLGIAITQDHRTRGEREHDDAGLSVFEERTSRIIKNLPYIAIVGGLIAAVASMKIFAGSEVSIFTLEKAYHAGLDPAQSQTLINQAALAEFMRGLGFVPMIATTALATGVYAVAGFTFVFAAGYLIANPLIAFVVGALIISAEVLLLRSIGKWLGRYPSVRNASDNIRNAMNMLMEMALLVGSIFAAIKMAGYTGFTIAAALYFLNESLGRPVQKMASPVVAVLITGIVLNILFWCGLFVPA from the coding sequence ATGGATTTCTATATTCAAATTTTAGTCGTGGCTTGCCTCACCGGGATGACGGCGCTGCTGGCGCACAAATCTGCGGCGGTCTTCCACGACGGTATCCGCCCGATCCTGCCGCAGCTCATCGAAGGCAATATGAACCGCCGCGAAGCGGGGAGTATCGCGTTCGGTCTGAGCATCGGTTTTGTGGCGTCCGTGGGCATCTCATTCACCCTGAAAACCGGGCTGCTGAACACCTGGCTGCTGTTCTTGCCGACGGACATTATTGGCGTGCTGGCCTTTAACGGCGCGCTGGCTTTTGGGCTCGGCGCAGTCTGGGGCGTGCTGATCCTCACCTGTCTGCTGCCGGTGAACCATCTGCTGACGGCGCTTCCGGTTGACGTGCTGGGCTCGCTGGGCGAACTGAGCTCGCCGGTGGTGTCGGCCTTTGCGCTGTTCCCGCTGGTGGCGATTTTCTATCAGTTCGGCTGGAAAAACAGCCTCTTCGCCGCGTTTGTGGTGCTGATGACTCGCGTGATTATCGTGCGCTACTTCCCGCACCTGAACCCGGAATCCATAGAGATTTTCGTGGGGATGGTGATGCTGTTAGGCATCGCGATTACTCAGGATCACCGTACCCGCGGGGAGCGTGAACATGACGACGCCGGGCTGTCAGTGTTTGAAGAACGAACCTCGCGGATCATTAAGAACCTGCCGTATATTGCCATCGTCGGCGGGCTGATTGCTGCCGTGGCCAGCATGAAGATCTTCGCCGGTTCCGAAGTCTCCATTTTCACCCTTGAAAAAGCCTACCATGCAGGACTCGATCCGGCGCAATCTCAGACCCTGATCAATCAGGCGGCGCTGGCAGAATTCATGCGCGGTCTGGGCTTCGTGCCGATGATTGCCACTACGGCGCTGGCGACCGGCGTTTATGCTGTTGCGGGCTTTACCTTTGTGTTTGCGGCAGGTTATTTGATCGCCAATCCGCTGATTGCCTTTGTGGTGGGGGCGCTGATCATCTCTGCCGAAGTGCTGCTCCTGCGCTCGATTGGCAAATGGCTGGGCCGTTACCCGTCGGTGCGTAACGCGTCGGACAATATCCGTAATGCGATGAACATGCTGATGGAGATGGCGCTGCTGGTCGGGTCTATCTTTGCAGCCATCAAAATGGCCGGTTACACCGGCTTTACCATCGCGGCGGCGCTTTACTTCCTGAACGAATCTCTGGGTCGTCCGGTTCAGAAGATGGCGTCTCCGGTGGTGGCGGTATTAATCACCGGGATTGTGCTCAACATTCTCTTCTGGTGCGGGCTGTTCGTTCCGGCCTGA
- a CDS encoding DUF2620 domain-containing protein, with protein sequence MKKIGVAGLQRELMKKTIESAAPGCFEVFIYNDMEAAMKVKSGQLDYYIGACNTGAGAALSIAIAVIGYNKSGTIAKPGIKAKEDQVAKMVADGKVAFGLSVEHIEHAIPMLIAHLK encoded by the coding sequence ATGAAAAAGATCGGTGTTGCTGGCTTACAGCGCGAACTGATGAAAAAGACCATCGAATCCGCCGCGCCTGGCTGCTTTGAGGTGTTTATTTATAACGATATGGAAGCCGCGATGAAGGTGAAATCCGGCCAGCTCGACTACTACATCGGTGCCTGTAATACCGGTGCTGGCGCGGCGTTATCCATTGCGATTGCGGTGATTGGCTACAACAAAAGCGGCACTATCGCCAAACCCGGCATTAAGGCGAAGGAAGATCAGGTCGCCAAAATGGTGGCGGACGGCAAAGTCGCCTTTGGCCTGTCGGTAGAGCATATCGAACACGCCATCCCGATGCTGATTGCGCATTTAAAATAG
- a CDS encoding phosphotriesterase-related protein: protein MRFDASGYTYAHEHLHIDLSSFKNNIDCRLDQYALICAEMKTLYTQGVRNIIEMTNRYMGRNPQFMLDIMGDTGMNVVACTGYYQHDFFPAHVATTPVEALAQEMINEITLGIDGTELKAGIIAEIGSSVDVITPIEAKVFAAAAIAHRETGRPISTHTSFSTMGLEQLALLKSHGVDLSRVVIGHCDLKDNLDNILRMIDQGAFVQFDTIGKNNYYPDEKRVAMLVEIARRGLLGHVMLSMDITRRSHLKANGGPGFGYLLTTFVPLLREAGFTQADIDLMLRDNPSVFFK, encoded by the coding sequence ATTCGTTTTGATGCGTCGGGCTATACCTATGCCCACGAACATCTGCATATCGATTTGTCCTCGTTCAAAAACAACATCGACTGCCGCCTGGATCAGTATGCGTTGATTTGTGCGGAGATGAAGACGCTCTACACTCAGGGCGTGCGCAACATCATTGAGATGACCAATCGCTACATGGGGCGTAACCCGCAGTTTATGCTGGATATTATGGGCGATACGGGGATGAACGTGGTCGCCTGCACCGGTTATTACCAGCATGATTTTTTCCCGGCCCACGTTGCGACCACGCCGGTAGAGGCCCTGGCACAAGAGATGATCAACGAGATCACCCTCGGTATTGACGGCACCGAACTGAAAGCCGGGATCATTGCGGAAATTGGCTCGAGCGTGGATGTCATCACCCCGATTGAGGCCAAAGTGTTTGCCGCCGCGGCAATCGCGCACCGGGAAACGGGCCGCCCCATCTCCACACACACCTCATTCAGCACCATGGGCCTTGAGCAACTGGCGCTGCTGAAAAGCCACGGCGTGGATCTCTCCCGCGTGGTCATCGGGCACTGCGACCTGAAAGACAACCTCGACAACATCCTGCGGATGATCGATCAGGGGGCTTTTGTTCAGTTCGATACCATCGGCAAAAACAACTACTACCCGGACGAAAAGCGCGTGGCGATGCTGGTCGAGATTGCTCGCCGCGGCCTGCTCGGGCATGTGATGCTCTCCATGGATATCACCCGACGCTCGCATCTGAAAGCGAACGGCGGCCCCGGCTTTGGCTATCTGCTGACCACCTTTGTGCCTCTGTTGCGCGAGGCCGGTTTTACCCAGGCCGACATTGATTTGATGTTACGTGATAACCCCTCTGTCTTCTTTAAATAA
- a CDS encoding phosphopentomutase codes for MSKFVVVVIDSFGVGAMDDVPQVRPQDIGANTCGHILQHFPRLRLPVLEKLGLMNALGQDVGVMKPSASAVYGTAALQHEGGDTFMGHQEILGTLPKSPLRMPFSTVIDEVEQALIADCWQVERRGEGLQFLWVNQAVAIGDNLEADLGQVFNISANLTDISFEEVRTIGEIVRRQVQVGRVIAFGGLLESSQQILDAVEEKQGVYIGINAPRSGVYNNGFQVVHMGYGVNASVQVPQKLHEAGIKTVLVGKVADIAINPHGVSYQNLVDSQRILDITLDEVCQPGDAFICTNIQETDLAGHAQDVARYADRLQLVDSNLERLMEAMQLGDCLVVMADHGNDPTIGHSKHTREKVPLLVWQPGIAPAQLGARKTLSDVGATVCDFFHAAAPQNGTSFLASLHMTDNGGHHG; via the coding sequence ATGAGTAAGTTTGTGGTGGTGGTGATAGACAGTTTTGGCGTCGGGGCAATGGACGATGTGCCGCAGGTCAGGCCGCAGGATATCGGGGCCAACACCTGCGGGCACATTTTGCAGCATTTCCCCCGGCTTCGTTTACCCGTGCTGGAGAAGCTTGGCCTGATGAATGCGCTTGGGCAGGACGTGGGCGTGATGAAGCCATCAGCGAGTGCGGTTTATGGCACCGCGGCGTTGCAGCACGAAGGGGGCGACACTTTCATGGGTCATCAGGAGATCCTCGGTACGCTTCCCAAATCGCCGCTGCGAATGCCTTTTTCCACGGTAATTGATGAGGTTGAACAGGCGCTGATCGCCGATTGCTGGCAGGTCGAACGCCGGGGAGAGGGGCTGCAATTTCTGTGGGTGAACCAGGCGGTGGCGATTGGTGACAACCTCGAGGCGGATCTGGGGCAGGTGTTTAACATCAGCGCCAATCTCACGGATATCTCCTTTGAGGAAGTCCGCACCATCGGCGAGATCGTTCGCCGCCAGGTGCAAGTGGGGCGCGTGATCGCCTTTGGCGGCCTGCTGGAAAGCAGCCAGCAGATCCTGGACGCCGTGGAAGAAAAACAGGGCGTTTATATCGGGATTAACGCCCCGCGTTCGGGTGTATATAACAACGGTTTTCAGGTCGTGCACATGGGCTACGGCGTGAATGCCAGCGTTCAGGTTCCACAAAAGCTGCACGAGGCAGGCATCAAAACCGTGCTGGTCGGCAAAGTGGCGGATATCGCCATCAACCCGCACGGCGTGAGTTACCAGAATCTGGTCGACAGCCAGCGCATTCTGGACATCACGCTCGATGAAGTGTGCCAGCCGGGTGATGCCTTTATCTGCACCAATATTCAGGAAACCGATCTCGCCGGACACGCCCAGGACGTGGCGCGCTACGCCGACCGCTTGCAGCTGGTGGACAGCAATCTTGAGCGCCTGATGGAGGCCATGCAACTCGGGGACTGTCTGGTGGTGATGGCCGATCACGGCAATGACCCGACGATCGGCCACAGCAAACACACGCGTGAAAAGGTCCCTCTGCTGGTCTGGCAGCCGGGCATAGCGCCTGCGCAACTGGGGGCGAGGAAAACCCTCTCTGACGTAGGGGCCACGGTCTGTGACTTTTTCCACGCCGCCGCGCCGCAAAACGGCACGTCATTCCTCGCTTCGCTACATATGACTGACAACGGAGGCCATCATGGCTGA
- a CDS encoding YhfX family PLP-dependent enzyme produces MFTGALKAQNPALIEAACELWRQGAILPDTWVIDVDRVMENGRLLLETAARHGITLYLMTKQLGRNPWLAQKLIELGFHGTVAVDFKEARTLRKADVPVSHVGHLVQIPKSQITENVLAPVEMITVFSLEKAREISAAALENGRVQPIMLKVFDPQDRLYPGQEAGFSLAVLDEVVPVIRSLAGVKLAGLTHFPCLLWDDEQQQTLPTPNLHTLLKARDRLLAQGVELEQLNAPSASSCSTLALLASFGVTHAEPGHALTGTIPANQHGDQPERIAMLYLTEVSHHFQGNSYCFGGGYYRRGHAQNALVYPLQGHTGIPASLLPMDESSIDYHIPLAGEFPVGSPVVMCFRTQIFVTRSDVALVSGISRGAPVLEAVYDSLGNPVSGGGNE; encoded by the coding sequence ATGTTTACTGGAGCACTTAAGGCACAGAACCCGGCGCTGATAGAGGCCGCGTGTGAATTATGGCGGCAGGGAGCCATCCTGCCGGATACCTGGGTTATCGACGTCGATCGGGTGATGGAGAATGGCCGTCTCCTGCTCGAGACCGCAGCCCGGCACGGCATCACGCTCTATCTGATGACCAAGCAGCTCGGGCGCAACCCGTGGCTGGCACAAAAGCTGATTGAACTCGGTTTCCACGGCACCGTAGCGGTGGATTTTAAAGAGGCTCGCACCCTGCGTAAGGCTGACGTGCCAGTCTCGCACGTGGGCCATCTGGTGCAGATCCCGAAAAGCCAGATAACGGAAAACGTCCTCGCGCCGGTCGAGATGATCACCGTGTTCTCACTGGAAAAGGCGCGGGAGATTTCGGCTGCGGCGCTGGAGAACGGACGCGTTCAGCCCATCATGCTAAAAGTGTTCGACCCACAGGACAGGCTTTATCCGGGTCAGGAAGCCGGTTTTTCGCTCGCGGTGCTGGATGAAGTGGTACCAGTGATCCGCTCGCTTGCCGGGGTGAAACTGGCGGGGCTGACGCATTTTCCCTGCCTGCTGTGGGATGACGAGCAGCAGCAAACCCTGCCTACGCCCAACTTACACACTCTGCTGAAGGCCCGCGATCGTCTGCTCGCCCAGGGTGTTGAACTTGAGCAACTGAATGCGCCATCGGCCTCGAGCTGTAGCACCCTTGCGCTGCTGGCCAGTTTTGGCGTGACGCATGCGGAGCCAGGCCACGCCCTGACGGGCACCATTCCGGCGAACCAGCACGGCGATCAGCCCGAGCGCATCGCCATGCTCTATCTCACGGAAGTTTCTCACCATTTTCAGGGCAACAGCTACTGCTTCGGCGGCGGGTACTATCGGCGCGGGCATGCGCAGAACGCGCTGGTTTATCCGCTTCAGGGCCACACCGGCATTCCCGCCAGCCTGCTGCCCATGGATGAGAGCAGCATTGATTATCACATTCCGCTGGCCGGTGAGTTCCCGGTCGGCAGTCCGGTGGTGATGTGTTTTCGCACGCAAATTTTCGTCACACGCAGCGATGTAGCGCTGGTGTCCGGGATCTCCCGCGGCGCGCCGGTGCTGGAAGCCGTGTATGACAGTCTCGGCAACCCGGTGTCAGGAGGTGGCAATGAGTAA
- a CDS encoding PRD domain-containing protein — translation MEERLNLLCQAGIIDKDICDGMSGVVTQLETVWAISVHNEQGEMAITHMANALMRSRRGEEIGPLDAGILDEMQSCDIWPQVESVHQAVLAPFDVRLHPNEEGYLLANLFSLWMASKG, via the coding sequence ATGGAAGAGAGGCTCAACCTGCTGTGTCAGGCGGGGATCATTGATAAGGATATCTGTGACGGCATGTCAGGTGTCGTCACGCAGCTCGAAACGGTATGGGCCATTTCCGTGCACAACGAGCAGGGCGAGATGGCGATCACCCATATGGCGAATGCGCTGATGCGCAGCCGCCGTGGCGAGGAGATTGGTCCGCTGGACGCGGGTATTCTGGACGAAATGCAAAGCTGTGACATCTGGCCGCAGGTCGAGTCTGTACACCAGGCGGTGCTCGCGCCGTTCGATGTCCGGCTCCATCCCAACGAGGAAGGCTACCTGCTGGCGAATCTCTTTAGTTTGTGGATGGCCAGCAAAGGCTAA